The Caenorhabditis elegans chromosome II genome has a segment encoding these proteins:
- the ulp-4 gene encoding Ubiquitin-like protease 4 (Confirmed by transcript evidence): MEVSTSYCTPAVNFKYGSFQDSDVSMREDDLFRMGSYNSQGYYADGTHLDGSIGEEDETSSGSNDQHMDFEEDDFDMESSMTEDLVDEDEEEEDEEDNDEWTNQKRTDNQNSVAYYAAMEMLRIRFPFQSIAIRISDFCCLQEKDLLNDTMIDFYLNHIVEHVLPDSNGSNVTVLPSIFWHNLSLRQHAFDSEDEKMMSDEQKMDLKFGDLHDFVADFDLQDFDYIVVPVNEWEHWSLAVICHPFTAQARTVIFDSQLTADLNNLQNMATLIESFMKYSYEKRTGNAMPFPLPCILPQRMPQQTNNFDCGIFIAEFARRFLLSPPKDLDNFDFAREYPDFSTATKRTEMQRVVLSLSTNRARWRPLVELLNGYSTAAPHRAL; encoded by the exons ATGGAAGTGTCAACGTCTTACTGTACGCCGGCTGTCAATTTCAAATATGGCAGTTTTCAAGATTCAGATGTCTCAATGCGAGAAGATGACCTATTCCGGATGGGGAGCTACAATTCTCAAGGGTACTACGCAGACGGAACTCATCTAg ATGGTTCTATCGGAGAAGAGGATGAAACGTCTTCAGGAAGTAACGATCAACACATGGATTTTGAGGAAGACGATTTCGATATGGAATCTTCAATGACAGAAGATTTGGTGGacgaagatgaagaagaagaagacgaggAAGATAATGACGAATGGACAAATCAGAAGCGGACTGATAATCAA AATAGCGTTGCATATTACGCAGCTATGGAGATGCTTCGAATCCGTTTCCCATTCCAATCAATAGCCATTcgaatttcggatttttgctGTCTCCAGGAGAAG gatctTCTCAACGATACGATGATCGACTTCTATTTGAATCACATTGTTGAACACGTACTACCAGACAGCAATGGTTCAAATGTCACTGTTCTTCCATCGATATTTTGGCATAATCTTTCTTTACGGCAGCACGCCTTTGATTCTGAAGACGAGAAGATGATGAGTGATGAGCAAAAGATGGATCTCAAATTCGGCGATTTGCATGATTTCGTTGCTGATTTCGATCTCCAAGATTTTGATTACATTGTGGTTCCTGTAAACGAGTGGGAGCATTGGTCATTGGCAGTCATATGTCATCCGTTCACTGCTCAAGCTCGCACGGTTATCTTTGATTCGCAGCTCACTGCGGATCTTAACAACCTACAGAACATGGCTACATTAATCGAATCATTCATGAAGTATTCATACGAGAAACGTACCGGAAATGCTATGCCTTTTCCATTGCCGTGCATTTTACCACAAAGAATGCCTCAACAAACCAACAATTTCGACTGTGGTATTTTCATTGCAGAGTTTGCTAGACGTTTCTTGCTGAGCCCGCCAAAAGAT CTCGACAACTTCGACTTTGCACGAGAATATCCAGATTTCTCAACGGCCACGAAGAGAACTGAAATGCAACGAGTTGTTCTATCACTATCCACGAACAGAGCTCGTTGGCGTCCGCTTGTCGAATTGCTCAATGGCTATAGCACTGCCGCACCTCATCGTGCACTTTAA
- the ctns-1 gene encoding Cystinosin homolog (Confirmed by transcript evidence), which yields MSFPVAFLLVLFLVPFTFATNNLVVRQKELEIVIGGEVSVNFQIKNHTSQSLNATRISLSQSPYISHPDAILVDNWNANVTVLGSQLVSGAILEALNCTTDGSITCPLDLEDAFARITVIRSHFLAILIQIVGWTYFFAWSISFYPQMYLNFKRKSVVGLNFDFLSLNLVGFCAYAIFNLLMYYNSHVKNEYNIVNPRSPPPVLLNDVVFAVHAFLACFITILQCLFYERDNQSVSSKCIALMIVLISFGFCSAAATVLRKIQLLSFVTSLSYIKMAVTCCKYFPQAYFNYTRKSTVGWSIGNIMLDFTGGTLDILQMILQAVNVNDWSAFYANPVKFGLGFVSIFFDIIFMVQHYVLYPNAEVPHNEYHGVDNPNPDNIARDAEQYAGDSESMESTEPIIVHD from the exons ATGAGTTTCCCGGTGGCATTTTTGCTCGTTCTCTTCTTGGTTCCATTCACATTTGCGACAAATAATTTAGTTGTTAGACAGAAAGAATTGGAAATTGTAATTGGAGGAGAAGTCTCTGTTAATTTCCAGATCAA aaaccacACATCACAATCATTGAACGCAACACGTATCTCCCTCTCGCAGTCACCATACATCTCCCATCCTGATGCTATTCTCGTTGACAATTGGAATGCTAATGTGACAGTTTTAGGAAGCCAATTGGTGTCCGGAGCTATTTTAGAAGCTCTCAATTGTACTACAGATGGGTCAATTACTTGTCCTCTGGA TCTTGAAGATGCGTTTGCTAGAATCACAGTTATTCGCTCTCACTTTCTTGccattttgattcaaattgtTGGATGGACATACTTCTTCGCATGGAGTATTTCGTTTTATCCCCAAATGTatctgaatttcaaaagaaaaagcgTCGTCGGGCTAAACTTCGATTTCTTATCTCTGAACCTTGTCGGATTTTGTGCATATGCTATTTTCAATCTGTTAATGTATTATAATAGTCATGTAAAG AATGAATACAATATTGTGAATCCTCGGTCACCGCCACCAGTACTTTTGAACGATGTTGTGTTCGCTGTTCACGCATTTCTTGCCTGCTTTATCACAATTCTTCAATGTTTATTCTATGAACGTGATAATCAGAgtgtttcttcaaaatgtaTCGCCCTTATGATTGTGCTGATCTCTTTTGGATTCTGCTCCGCTGCCGCCACGGTTCTCAGGAAAATTCAATTGCTCTCGTTTGTGACCAGTTTGTCGTACATAAAAATGGCTGTAACCTGCTGTAAATATTTCCCACAG gcttACTTCAACTATACCCGAAAAAGTACAGTTGGATGGTCAATCGGAAACATCATGCTAGATTTCACAGGAGGAACTCTCGATATTCTTCAAATGATTCTTCAAGCAGTTAATGTGAACGATTGGTCTGCATTTTATGCGAATCCCGTCAAATTCGGACTGGGATTTGTCTCAATATTCTTTGACATCATTTTCATGGTTCAACATTATGTATTGTATCCAAATGCAGAA GTTCCACACAATGAATATCATGGTGTTGACAATCCCAATCCAGACAATATTGCTCGTGATGCTGAACAATATGCCGGCGACAGTGAATCGATGGAGTCAACGGAACCTATTATTGTACATGACTAG
- the ctns-1 gene encoding Cystinosin homolog (Confirmed by transcript evidence): MSFPVAFLLVLFLVPFTFATNNLVVRQKELEIVIGGEVSVNFQIKNHTSQSLNATRISLSQSPYISHPDAILVDNWNANVTVLGSQLVSGAILEALNCTTDGSITCPLDLEDAFARITVIRSHFLAILIQIVGWTYFFAWSISFYPQMYLNFKRKSVVGLNFDFLSLNLVGFCAYAIFNLLMYYNSHVKNEYNIVNPRSPPPVLLNDVVFAVHAFLACFITILQCLFYERDNQSVSSKCIALMIVLISFGFCSAAATVLRKIQLLSFVTSLSYIKMAVTCCKYFPQAYFNYTRKSTVGWSIGNIMLDFTGGTLDILQMILQAVNVNDWSAFYANPVKFGLGFVSIFFDIIFMVQHYVLYPNAEEPKKNQETSRF; the protein is encoded by the exons ATGAGTTTCCCGGTGGCATTTTTGCTCGTTCTCTTCTTGGTTCCATTCACATTTGCGACAAATAATTTAGTTGTTAGACAGAAAGAATTGGAAATTGTAATTGGAGGAGAAGTCTCTGTTAATTTCCAGATCAA aaaccacACATCACAATCATTGAACGCAACACGTATCTCCCTCTCGCAGTCACCATACATCTCCCATCCTGATGCTATTCTCGTTGACAATTGGAATGCTAATGTGACAGTTTTAGGAAGCCAATTGGTGTCCGGAGCTATTTTAGAAGCTCTCAATTGTACTACAGATGGGTCAATTACTTGTCCTCTGGA TCTTGAAGATGCGTTTGCTAGAATCACAGTTATTCGCTCTCACTTTCTTGccattttgattcaaattgtTGGATGGACATACTTCTTCGCATGGAGTATTTCGTTTTATCCCCAAATGTatctgaatttcaaaagaaaaagcgTCGTCGGGCTAAACTTCGATTTCTTATCTCTGAACCTTGTCGGATTTTGTGCATATGCTATTTTCAATCTGTTAATGTATTATAATAGTCATGTAAAG AATGAATACAATATTGTGAATCCTCGGTCACCGCCACCAGTACTTTTGAACGATGTTGTGTTCGCTGTTCACGCATTTCTTGCCTGCTTTATCACAATTCTTCAATGTTTATTCTATGAACGTGATAATCAGAgtgtttcttcaaaatgtaTCGCCCTTATGATTGTGCTGATCTCTTTTGGATTCTGCTCCGCTGCCGCCACGGTTCTCAGGAAAATTCAATTGCTCTCGTTTGTGACCAGTTTGTCGTACATAAAAATGGCTGTAACCTGCTGTAAATATTTCCCACAG gcttACTTCAACTATACCCGAAAAAGTACAGTTGGATGGTCAATCGGAAACATCATGCTAGATTTCACAGGAGGAACTCTCGATATTCTTCAAATGATTCTTCAAGCAGTTAATGTGAACGATTGGTCTGCATTTTATGCGAATCCCGTCAAATTCGGACTGGGATTTGTCTCAATATTCTTTGACATCATTTTCATGGTTCAACATTATGTATTGTATCCAAATGCAGAA gaaccAAAGAAAAATCAGGAAACGAGTCGTTTTTAA
- the cdc-48.2 gene encoding Transitional endoplasmic reticulum ATPase homolog 2 (Confirmed by transcript evidence) has protein sequence MASVPTQRDEKEKKNDELATAILKDKKRPNRLIIDQSDNDDNSMVMLSQAKMDELGLFRGDSVILKGKKRRETVSIVLNADNCPNDKIKMNKVVRNNLRSRLGDVVSISSAQLEYGKRVHVLPIDDTIEGLTGNLFDVFLRPYFTDAYRPVHKGDIFTVQAAMRTVEFKVVETDPAPACIVAPDTVIHYEGDPIKREEEEEALNEVGYDDLGGVRKQLAQIKEMVELPLRHPQLFKAIGVKPPRGILLFGPPGTGKTLIARAVANETGAFFFLINGPEIMSKMSGESESNLRKAFAECEKNSPAILFIDEIDAIAPKREKAHGEVEKRIVSQLLTLMDGLKTRAHVVVIAATNRPNSIDGALRRFGRFDREIDIGIPDAVGRLEILRIHTKNMKLGEDVDLEQVANECHGFVGADLASLCSEAAIQQIREKMELIDLEDDTIDAEVLNSLAVTMENFRFAMGKSSPSALREAVVETPNTTWSDIGGLQNVKRELQELVQYPVEHPEKYLKFGMQPSRGVLFYGPPGCGKTLLAKAIANECQANFISIKGPELLTMWFGESEANVRDVFDKARAAAPCVLFFDELDSIAKARGGSVGDAGGAADRVINQVLTEMDGMNAKKNVFIIGATNRPDIIDPAVLRPGRLDQLIYIPLPDEASRLQIFKASLRKTPLSADLDLNFLAKNTVGFSGADLTEICQRACKLAIRESIEREIRQEKERQDRSARGEELMEDELADPVPEITRAHFEEAMKFARRSVTDNDIRKYEMFAQTLQQSRGFGNNFKFPGEAPSAGQPVGGNGGSGGNDDDDLYN, from the exons ATGGCCTCAGTTCCGACTCAGAGAGACgagaaggaaaagaagaatgaTGAGCTGGCTACGGCTATCTTGAAA GACAAAAAACGCCCAAACAGACTCATTATCGATCAGTCTGACAATGACGACAACTCCATGGTCATGCTCTCACAGGCCAAAATGGACGAGCTGGGACTCTTCCGTGGAGATTCGGTGATTTTGAAAGGAAAGAAACGAAGAGAGACTGTCTCTATCGTTCTTAATGCGGACAATTGCCCGAATGACAAGATCAAGATGAACAAAGTGGTTCGAAACAACCTCAGAAGCCGTCTTGGAGACGTTGTCAGTATCTCAAGTGCTCAACTCGAATATGGAAAAAGGGTTCATGTTCTTCCAATTGATGACACAATCGAGGGATTGACTGG aaatctaTTTGATGTCTTCCTTCGGCCATACTTTACCGACGCCTACCGCCCAGTGCACAAGGGAGACATATTCACTGTTCAAGCTGCAATGAGAACTGTCGAGTTCAAAGTTGTCGAGACGGATCCTGCTCCGGCGTGTATTGTTGCTCCAGATACTGTTATTCACTATGAAGGAGATCCAATTAAAAGAGAGGAAGAAGAGGAGGCTCTCAATGAAGTTGGATACGATGATCTCGGAGGTGTTCGTAAACAACTCGCTCAGATCAAGGAAATGGTTGAGCTCCCACTTCGCCATCCCCAACTTTTCAAGGCTATCGGAGTGAAACCACCACGTGGAATTCTTCTGTTCGGTCCACCAGGAACCGGTAAGACACTGATCGCAAGAGCTGTCGCCAACGAAACAGGAGCATTCTTCTTCCTCATTAACGGACCGGAAATTATGTCTAAAATGTCTGGAGAGTCGGAATCGAATCTTCGTAAAGCATTTGCCGAGTGTGAGAAGAACTCACCTGCTATTTTGTTCATTGACGAGATCGATGCGATTGCTCCAAAGAGAGAAAAGGCTCACGGTGAAGTCGAGAAGCGTATCGTCTCGCAACTTCTCACACTTATGGATGGACTTAAAACTCGCGCTCATGTTGTCGTGATCGCCGCTACTAATCGTCCTAACTCTATTGATGGAGCCCTTCGTCGTTTCGGTCGCTTTGATCGTGAAATTGACATTGGAATCCCTGATGCTGTTGGCCGTCTGGAAATTCTCAGAATTCATACCAAGAACATGAAATTAGGAGAAGACGTTGATTTGGAACAAGTTGCAAACGAATGCCACGGATTTGTCGGAGCTGATTTGGCTTCCCTCTGCTCTGAGGCTGCTATTCAGCAAATTCGCGAAAAGATGGAGCTGATTGATTTGGAGGATGATACAATTGATGCTGAAGTTCTCAATTCTTTGGCGGTCACTATGGAGAACTTTAGA ttcgcaatgggaaaatcatcccCATCTGCTCTTCGCGAAGCCGTTGTGGAAACTCCAAATACTACTTGGTCCGACATCGGAGGTCTTCAAAACGTCAAGCGCGAACTTCAGGAGCTCGTTCAATACCCTGTAGAGCATCCAGAAAAGTATCTCAAGTTCGGAATGCAACCATCTCGTGGAGTTTTGTTCTACGGTCCACCAGGATGCGGTAAAACACTTCTCGCTAAAGCGATTGCCAATGAATGCCAGGCTAACTTCATTTCCATCAAGGGACCCGAGCTTCTTACTATGTGGTTCGGAGAATCCGAAGCTAATGTTCGCGACGTGTTTGATAAAGCTCGTGCTGCCGCTCCATGCGTTCTCTTCTTTGACGAACTCGATTCGATCGCAAAGGCCAGAGGAGGAAGTGTAGGAGATGCTGGAGGTGCTGCCGATCGTGTTATCAACCAGGTTCTCACTGAAATGGATGGTATGAATGCCAAGAAAAACGTGTTCATTATTGGAGCTACCAATCGTCCTGATATCATTGATCCAGCTGTTCTTCGTCCAGGACGTCTCGATCAGTTGATCTACATTCCTCTTCCTGACGAAGCATCtagacttcaaattttcaaggcCTCACTCCGCAAAACGCCCCTTTCCGCCGATCTCGATTTGAACTTCCTTGCCAAGAACACCGTCGGTTTTTCGGGAGCCGACTTAACCGAAATTTGCCAAAG AGCATGCAAGCTTGCCATTCGTGAATCAATTGAACGGGAAATTCGTCAGGAAAAGGAGCGTCAGGACAGAAGTGCTCGTGGAGAAGAACTTATGGAGGATGAACTGGCTGACCCAGTTCCAGAAATAACTAGAGCACACTTCGAGGAGGCAATGAAGTTCGCTAGACGTTCCGTGACTGATAACGATATCAGAAAATACGAGATGTTCGCCCAGACTCTTCAACAATCTCGTGGATTTGGAAACAACTTCAAGTTCCCAGGAGAAGCTCCTTCTGCTGGACAACCTGTTGGAGGAAACGGTGGCTCCGGTGGAAATGACGATGATGACCTGTACAACTAG
- the ints-11 gene encoding Integrator complex subunit 11 (Confirmed by transcript evidence) gives MPDKIPEIKIVPLGAGQDVGRSCILITIGGKNIMVDCGMHMGYQDDRRFPDFSYIGGGGRLTDYLDCVIISHFHLDHCGSLPHMSEIVGYDGPIYMTYPTKAICPVLLEDYRKVQCDIKGETNFFTSDDIKNCMKKVVGCALHEIIHVDNELSIRAFYAGHVLGAAMFEIRLGDHSVLYTGDYNMTPDRHLGAARVLPGVRPTVLISESTYATTIRDSKRARERDFLRKVHECVMKGGKVIIPVFALGRAQELCILLESYWERMALNVPIYFSQGLAERANQYYRLFISWTNENIKKTFVERNMFEFKHIKPMEKGCEDQPGPQVLFSTPGMLHGGQSLKVFKKWCSDPLNMIIMPGYCVAGTVGARVINGEKKIEIDQKMHEIRLGVEYMSFSAHADAKGIMQLIRQCEPQHVMFVHGEASKMEFLKGKVEKEYKVPVHMPANGETVVISAQPKLDIRVPLEKIDRSLSLDPNPAKSECPFVAELVYDQENERLNIMSTAESEDLIKDKNCMPITLSLSEIIKGKKVNWKELSNELLLYDPHLQLKDDGIEMFDGEITILANNSDETELELIWDECREQWFKVIHKAITDLISPESSPVPPAISVKA, from the exons ATGCCCGACAAAATTCCTGAAATCAAG atTGTTCCACTGGGTGCGGGACAAGATGTTGGACGGTCGTGTATTCTTATTACTATCGGTGGAAAGAATATTATGGTAGATTGTGGAATGCATATGGGATACCAAGATGATCGAAGATTTCCTGACTTTTC GTATATTGGTGGAGGTGGAAGACTAACTGATTACCTAGATTGTGTCatcatttcacattttcatttgGATCACTGTGGAAGTTTGCCTCATATGAGCGAAATTGTGGGATACGACGGACCAATTTACATGACTTACCCTACAAAAGCCATTTGCCCAGTTTTATTGGAAGATTACCGAAAAGTTCAATGTGACATCAAAGGCGAGACAAACTTTTTCACCTCAGATGACATCAAGAATTGTATGAAAAAGGTTGTCGGATGTGCACTTCATGAAATTATTCACGTTGACAACGAACTTTCTATTCGTGCATTTTATGCTGGACATGTTCTTGGAGCTGCAATGTTTGAAATTCGACTTGGAGATCATTCTGTTCTATACACTGGTGATTACAACATGACTCCAGATAGGCATCTTGGAGCGGCGAGAGTTCTTCCTGGTGTTAGACCAACTGTCCTTATTTCTGAGTCAACATATGCGACCACAATCCGTGATTCGAAAAGGGCAAGAGAAAGAGATTTCCTTCGAAAAGTTCATGAATGTGTGATGAAAGGAGGAAAAGTAATTATTCCAGTCTTTGCCTTGGGACGAGCGCAGGAGCTGTGTATCCTGCTTGAATCATATTGGGAGAGAATGGCTCTCAACgtaccaatctatttttcccaAGGTCTTGCAGAACGGGCAAATCAGTATTACCGACTTTTCATCAGCTGGACCAACGAGAACATTAAGAAAACTTTCGTAGAAAGAAATATGTTCGAATTCAAGCATATCAAACCAATGGAAAAGGGATGTGAAGATCAACCAGGACCTCAGGTTCTCTTTTCTACTCCTGGAATGCTTCACGGAGGTCAATcgctcaaagttttcaaaaaatggtgcTCAGATCCTCTGAACATGATCATTATGCCTGGTTACTGTGTCGCTGGAACAGTTGGAGCAAGAGTTATTAATGgcgaaaagaaaattgaaattgatcaAAAGATGCACGAAATTCGACTTGGTGTGGAATACATGTCGTTTAGTGCTCATGCTGATGCTAAAGGAATTATGCAGCTTATCCGTCAATGTGAGCCTCAACACGTCATGTTTGTGCACGGCGAAGCTTCAAAGATGGAGTTCTTGAAAGGAAAAGTGGAAAAGGAGTACAAAGTACCTGTTCACATGCCAGCAAACGGAGAGACTGTAGTGATTTCTGCTCAACCGAAGCTTGATATACGAGTTCCACTTGAG aaaattgacaGAAGCCTAAGCCTCGATCCGAATCCTGCCAAATCGGAATGCCCATTTGTCGCCGAGCTCGTTTACGATCAAGAA aatgaACGACTGAATATCATGTCTACAGCAGAATCAGAAGATTTGATAAAAGATAAAAACTGCATGCCGATCACTCTCTCATTGTCAGAAATCATCAAAGGCAAAAAAGTGAATTGGAAGGAATTATCAAACGAGCTTCTACTCTATGATCCACACTTGCAACTAAAAGACGACGGCATTGAAATGTTTGATGGAGAAATCACTATTTTAGCAAACAATTCTGATGAAACAGAGCTTGAACTGATCTGGGACGAATGCCGTGAACAGTGGTTCAAGGTTATCCATAAAGCCATCACTGATCTCATTTCACCCGAATCCTCCCCGGTCCCTCCTGCTATCTCTGTTAAAGCATAA
- the rpl-10L gene encoding Large ribosomal subunit protein uL16 (Confirmed by transcript evidence), with protein MGRRPARCYRYIKNKPYPKSRFCRGVPDAKIRIFDLGNKRANVDTFPACVHMMSNEREHLSSEALEAARICANKYMVKNCGKDGFHLRVRKHPFHVTRINKMLSCAGADRLQTGMRGAYGKPQGLVARVDIGDILFSMRIKEGNVKHAIEAFRRAKFKFPGRQIIVSSRKWGFTKWDREDYERMRAEGRLRSDGVGVQLQREHGPLTKWIENPI; from the exons atggGTAGACGTCCAGCGCGGTGCTACCGCTATATCAAGAACAAGCCATACCCAAAGTCCCGCTTCTGCAGAGGAGTTCCGGACGCGAAGATCAGAATCTTCGATTTGGGAAACAAGAGGGCTAACGTTGACACCTTCCCAGCATGTGTGCACATGATGTCCAACGAGCGTGAGCATCTTTCCTCTGAAGCTCTCGAAGCCGCCCGTATTTGCGCCAACAAGTACATGGTCAAGAACTGCGGAAAG GACGGATTCCATCTCCGTGTTCGCAAGCATCCATTCCACGTCACCCGTATCAACAAAATGCTTTCCTGTGCCGGAGCTGATCGTCTCCAAACTGGAATGCGTGGAGCTTACGGAAAGCCACAAGGATTGGTCGCTCGTGTCGACATTGGAGATATTCTTTTCTCCATGAGAATCAAGGAAGGA AACGTCAAGCACGCTATTGAAGCCTTCCGTCGTGCCAAGTTCAAGTTCCCAGGACGTCAAATCATCGTCTCTTCCCGCAAGTGGGGATTCACCAAGTGGGATCGCGAAGACTACGAGCGCATGCGTGCTGAAGGAAGACTCCGCTCCGACGGAGTTGGAGTTCAACTCCAACGTGAGCATGGACCACTCACCAAGTGGATTGAGAACCCAATCTAA
- the F10B5.2 gene encoding Protein AAR2 homolog (Confirmed by transcript evidence) translates to MGGALPPEIVDYMYRNGAFLLFLGFPQASEFGIDYKSWKTGEKFMGLKMIPPGVHFVYCSIKSAPRIGFFHNFKAGEILVKKWNTESETFEDEEVPTDQISEKKRQLKNMDSSLAPYPYENYRSWYGLTDFITADTVERIHPILGRITSQAELVSLETEFMENAEKEHKDSHFRNRVDRENPVRTRFTDQHGLPIMKIREGYEIRFQDIPPLTVSQNRVGIEYSDRLYRLLRALGGDWKQLLAEMQIAFVCFLQGQVFEGFEQWKRIIHLMSCCPNSLGSEKELFMSFIRVLFFQLKECPTDFFVDIVSRDNFLTTTLSMLFANVRDSAHAGDDLKKKTAQFKQYLTNQFKWDFNCD, encoded by the exons ATGGGTGGCGCATTGCCTCCTGAAATTGTAGACTACATGTATCGCAATGGagcttttcttctttttctgggATTTCCGCAGGCTTCAGAGTTCGGTATTGACTACAAATCATGGAAGACGGGAGAAAAGTTCATGGGTCTGAAAATGATTCCGCCTGGAGTTCATTTTGTTTATTGCAGCATTAAATCTGCTCCAAGAATTG GATTCTTTCATAACTTCAAAGCTGGGGAAATTTTGGTAAAGAAATGGAACACAGAGAGTGAAACatttgaagatgaagaagttCCAACTGAT CAAATCTCTGAAAAGAAGCGTCAACTGAAGAATATGGATTCATCACTAGCCCCCTATCCATATGAAAACTATAGAAGCTGGTATGGTCTTACTGATTTTATCACGGCCGACACTGTCGAAAGAATTCATCCCATACTTGGTCGTATCACTTCACAAGCAGAGCTCGTCAGCCTTGAGACTGAGTTCAtggaaaatgcagaaaaagagcacaaagaCAGTCATTTTCGAAATCGAGTGGATCGAGAGAATCCAGTTCGGACGAGATTCACAGATCAGCATGGATTACCGATTATGAAGATTCGAGAGGGATACGAAATTCGATTCCAAGATATACCACCTCTCacg gttAGCCAGAATCGAGTAGGAATTGAATATTCTGATCGTCTTTACCGTCTTCTTCGCGCTCTCGGTGGTGATTGGAAGCAATTGCTGGCTGAAATGCAAATTgcatttgtttgttttctgcAGGGACAAGTTTTTGAAGGATTCGAGCAATGGAAACGAATTATTCATTTGATGTCGTGTTGTCCAAATTCATTAGGCTCTGAGAAAGAGTTGTTCATGTCATTTATCAGA GTTCTCTTCTTCCAACTCAAAGAATGCCCCACTGACTTTTTCGTCGATATTGTTTCTCgtgacaactttttgacaaCTACTCTCTCAATGTTGTTCGCCAACGTCCGAGACTCTGCACACGCCGgtgatgatttgaaaaagaagactGCCCAATTCAAACAGTATCTCACGAATCAATTCAAGTGGGATTTCAATTGTGATTAA